CCCCATGCCGCCCTTCGCCGCGTGCAGCCGCGCCTCCATCGAATTGGAGCGGAAGGGGAAACGGGAAGCGCCCCGGTGGATCAACCACTGCGCGGGGCCCTGTCCACGTGGCGTCTCGTCCTCCACGACGAAGTCCTGCTCCCGGTAGTCGTCAGCCCCCAGGAAGCGCTTGGGCAGGGAGCGCGACAGGTAGTCCTCGCTCGCGTAGAGGCCGCTCACCACCTCACCCAGTGGCTTGTCGACGAGCACCGGAGAGGAGGACCGGCCACCCCGTACGCCCATGTCCGCCTCGCGCGAGGACAGGTCCACGAAGCGCAGCTCCGAAATCACTTCAATCAGCGTCTCCGGATGCAGCCGCCGGAAGCGCGTCGCCGCCTCCGCCGCTCCCGTCAGGAAGCCGTCCGGGAGGGAGATGCGAATCCTGCCCGCGTAGGGTGAGCCTCCGCCTCCATCGCGACGGTGCGCGCGCAGGGACTGCTCGAAGCGCTCCGCCAGCGCGATGAGCTCCAGGGCTTCCTTCTCCAGCCACGCGCCCTGCGAGCTGCGGTGGACCAGCGCGCGGCCCAGGTCCTTCTCCAGCGCTCCGATGCGGCGCGCCACCGTGGACGTCGACAGGCCCAGCGTGAGCCCCGCCGCGAGGAAGCTGCCGCTCCGATGCACTTCGAGCAGGACGCGGAGGTCATCCCAGGCAGGCAGCTTGTTTTCCATGAATGGAAAGCACTCTAGGTCGCCGGGAGCGCGGGCGTCTTCGGACGGGTCATCCGCGCGATGACCTTCGCGCTGAGCTCCCGCGAGAAGAACCGGTTGGCGAAGGCCGCGAGCCGGTTGCCAAGGCCATGCACCACCGACGAGCGCCCGGCGATGAACGCCTCGAGGCCCACCTCCACCACGTCCTCCGGACGCGCCTTCCTGCCGGGCGAAGCACCCTCCCCCGAACGCTCGAAGAACGGCGTATCCGTGGCCCCTGGGGACAGCGCGAGCACACGCACGCCGCGCTCGCGGTACTCCGCCCAGAGCGCCTCGCTGAAGGACAGGACGAAGGCCTTCGTCGCCCCATACACGGCCATGTACGGCGTCGGCTGGTACGCCGCCATCGAGGCCACGTGGATGACGCCGCCCTGGCGCCGCTCCAGCATGGGCAGGAAGACGTGTGTCAACTCCACGAGCGCATGGACGTTGAGGTCGATCTGCTCCAGCTGGTCCTTCAAGGGCAGCACGTCGAAGCCGC
This DNA window, taken from Corallococcus coralloides DSM 2259, encodes the following:
- a CDS encoding SDR family NAD(P)-dependent oxidoreductase, producing MKRFDFAGKTVLVTGASMGIGAEFARRLSRRGATVVLVARSEAKLEALAAALGNAHVLPADLTAPGAPQRLFEAVRAKGLEVDVLVSNAGFGLHGGFDVLPLKDQLEQIDLNVHALVELTHVFLPMLERRQGGVIHVASMAAYQPTPYMAVYGATKAFVLSFSEALWAEYRERGVRVLALSPGATDTPFFERSGEGASPGRKARPEDVVEVGLEAFIAGRSSVVHGLGNRLAAFANRFFSRELSAKVIARMTRPKTPALPAT
- a CDS encoding LysR family transcriptional regulator produces the protein MENKLPAWDDLRVLLEVHRSGSFLAAGLTLGLSTSTVARRIGALEKDLGRALVHRSSQGAWLEKEALELIALAERFEQSLRAHRRDGGGGSPYAGRIRISLPDGFLTGAAEAATRFRRLHPETLIEVISELRFVDLSSREADMGVRGGRSSSPVLVDKPLGEVVSGLYASEDYLSRSLPKRFLGADDYREQDFVVEDETPRGQGPAQWLIHRGASRFPFRSNSMEARLHAAKGGMGLVMLGVGTEKQHPELRRVRLETPLPSLRFYLTMHKELRKVPRIREFAKTFETVFAEYLATQAEAEAFSRRRPGGGRR